The stretch of DNA ATCACGCGCCAGGCGGCCCCGGGCGCCTGCGGATTCCAGGCGCCATAGGCCTGGGGCACCTGATGCAGAGGCTGCAGCGCCTGATGCATCAGGGCCTTGCGCTGGCCCGCATGGATCGGCGCGCCAGCAAACAGGCGCAGCAGTTCGGGCTTGGTGTGCAGCGCGAACAATTCTTGCAGATCCATGGGATGGCCGGCATCGAGCCAGCCCAGCGCGAGCAGCGGCGCAGCCGCGCCCGGGATATCCGCAATTTCCCCGTAAGCGAGCTTGCCCGCGAGGAACCAGGGTCCGCGCCGCATCAGCAAGCGCACCATCAGCGCCTGCGAGGGCCGAGGCAATTGCGCGAACTGCGCAAGGAATGCCTGTTCGGACCCATGCAGCAGATCGCCGTAGCGTTCGGCGATCCAGTCCAGCGCACGCTGGAAATTGTGCAGGTAGTAGTAACGGTGGGAAGGCAGCATCGTCCCTGGACAGCAAAGATCCATACACTGGTTTTTTATACAGCCATGATAGCGAATCAGGCCCAGGACGGCCACATCATCGCGCCGCGCGGGAATGGATGACGGTGGATATATACTGTATAAATAAACAGTATTGATATGAACACTGATCCCCTCCCCGCCAACCGCCTGCGCGCAGCGCCTGCCATCGCCCTGCCCGGCATCTGGCGCGGCAGCGAACTCGGCCGCCAGTCGGCGGCGGTGGTGCCCACCGGCTGGCCGCGCCTGGATCGCGAACTGCCTGGCGGCGGCTGGCCCAGCCAGTCACTCACCGAAGTGCTGGTATCCCAACCCGCGGCCATCGAATGGCGCCTGCTCAGTCCTGCGCTGCGCCAGGTCGTCGCGCGCGGCGGGCATATCGCCGCCGTCGCGCCACCGCACCCGCCCTATCTGCCCGGCCTGCGGCAGGCGGGCCTGGACGAACGCCGCTTCGTATGGATCGAGGCGCAGACGCCAGCCGAGCGCCTGTGGACGACCGAGCAGTTGATCAAGGCCCGCGCCTGCGGCGCCGTCATCGCCTGGCTGCCGCAGGCGCGGCCCGAGCAGATTCGGCGCCTGCAGGTCTGCGCGCAATCTTTCGAGGGCCTGGTGTTCCTGTGCCGCCCCGAAGCGGCCCGGCGTGATTCCTCCGCCGCGCCGCTGCGCGTGCATGCCGGCTTCGGCCTGGACTGGGAATTGCGGCTGCATATCCTCAAGCGCCGCGGCCCCATGATGGACGGGATGATCGCGCTCGCGTCGATGCCGGATGGCCTGGCCCGCGTCATCACGCCCCAGTTGCTGCGCCCCAGCCGGCTTTTTTCTCGCGAGGTGCCCGCCGATGCTGTGGGTGGCCCTGTCACTGCCCTGCGCGCCCGACGAGACGCCGCCATCCAGTGATGCGCTTCATGCACTGGCGACCTGGGCCCTGCAATTTACTCCCTGCGTCGCCATTGTCGATGAAGCCGTCGTCCTGGAAGTGGAGGCCAGCACGCGCCTGTTCGGCGGCCGCAGGGCGCTGCACGACCGCATCGCGGGCCAGATCCTCGATCTGGGGGTGGACGGCATCGCCTGGGCGCCCAACAGTCTGGCCGCGCTGGCCTGCGTGCGCACCAAAGTGCTCAATGGCGTACGGCAGCCGCTGCCGGAACTGCTGGACGCTTTGCCGATGCAGGTGCTGTCGGCCGTGGCGCCCCACCACCTCACCCTGGCCCAGCTGGGCTGCCGCACGCTGGGCGATGTGCGGCGCCTGCCGCGCGGCGGCATCAGCCGGCGCTTCGGCAAGGACCTGCTGGACGCGCTCGACCAGGCATACGGCCTGCGGCCCGAAGCGCATCGCTGGATCGCGCTGCCCGAAACCTTCCATGCACGGCTGGAGCTGATGGCACGCGTAGAGACTGCGCCCGCCATGCTGTCCGGCGCACGCCGCCTGCTGGTGCAGTTGTGCGGCTGGCTGGCCGCAAGGCATGCCGGCACCACCGCGTTCACGCTGCGCTGGACGCACGATACCGTGCGCCCGCGCGACACCTGCGATGGCGGCGAGCTGACAATCCGCACCGCGCAGCCGATGCGCGAGGCCGGGCATCTGTACCAACTGCTGGACGAGCATCTGGCCCACATCGCGCTGCAGGCGCCAGTAAGCGATCTGGCGCTGGAAGTGAC from Bordetella sp. FB-8 encodes:
- the imuA gene encoding translesion DNA synthesis-associated protein ImuA, with the translated sequence MNTDPLPANRLRAAPAIALPGIWRGSELGRQSAAVVPTGWPRLDRELPGGGWPSQSLTEVLVSQPAAIEWRLLSPALRQVVARGGHIAAVAPPHPPYLPGLRQAGLDERRFVWIEAQTPAERLWTTEQLIKARACGAVIAWLPQARPEQIRRLQVCAQSFEGLVFLCRPEAARRDSSAAPLRVHAGFGLDWELRLHILKRRGPMMDGMIALASMPDGLARVITPQLLRPSRLFSREVPADAVGGPVTALRARRDAAIQ
- a CDS encoding DNA polymerase Y family protein — translated: MLWVALSLPCAPDETPPSSDALHALATWALQFTPCVAIVDEAVVLEVEASTRLFGGRRALHDRIAGQILDLGVDGIAWAPNSLAALACVRTKVLNGVRQPLPELLDALPMQVLSAVAPHHLTLAQLGCRTLGDVRRLPRGGISRRFGKDLLDALDQAYGLRPEAHRWIALPETFHARLELMARVETAPAMLSGARRLLVQLCGWLAARHAGTTAFTLRWTHDTVRPRDTCDGGELTIRTAQPMREAGHLYQLLDEHLAHIALQAPVSDLALEVTDVLPLQERSASLLPEARSESESLTRVLERIAARLGPQRVRQPVLREDHRLEWMQHWQPAPQPPSRQPLAPYELPQPTFVLPEPQRLAMRGHRPLYQGPLMLLTGPHRIEGGWWHRTEDDASTHHVERDYWVALSERAGVLWVFQQRLAGDDAAWYLHGWFA